TTATCACCCGCTCAGCTGAGCTGCTCCAGACTCTCtccaagaaccccaaggccgagaagatgTTCCCCAAGGGTCTTGATATCATGAACTGGCTTCATCACCAGGACTCTACTCCTGATGTCGATTATCTCATTTCGGCACCTGTCAGTTTCCCTCTTATCGGCCTTGTCCAGCTTGCCCATTATGAGGTGACATGTAAGGTTCTTGGTGTGCATCCTGGTATGCTGCGCGAGAGAATCACTGGTTCCACTGGTCACTCCCAAGGTATTGTCATGGCCGCTGCAACTGCCGCTGCCGACTCTTGGGACTCGTGGAGAGACATTACCAGCTCTGTCCTTACCATGCTTTTCTGGATCGGAACACGAAGCCAGCAGGCATTCCCCATCACCTCCATGACCCCTACCATGCTTCGCGAGTCACAGGAGCATGGCGAGGGTGCCCCCACTCCTATGCTTAGCATTCGAGATCTTCCTCAGGCTGAGGTTCAGAAGCACATCGATGCTACTAACCACTACCTTCCCGAGGATCGTCACATCAGCATCTCTCTTATTAACAGCCCACGAAACTTGGTCGTGACAGGACCCCCCACCTCCCTCTACGGTCTTAACGCTCAGCTgcgcaaggtcaaggccCCTGTTGGCCTGGATCAGAACCGTATTCCCTACACAGAGCGAAAGGTTCGCTTCGCCAACCGATTCCTGCCCATCACCGCACCTTTCCACAGCAATTACCTCGCCGAGGCTACCGCCATGATTGATGAGGATCTCAAGGATATCTCAATTGACTCCAGTGATCTCGGAATTGCCGTGTTCGATACCAACACTGGTAAAGATCTCCGAGAAGAGGTCAAGGGCAACATTGTCCCCGCCCTTGTCCGATTGATCACTCGCGATCCCGTCAACTGGGAGAAGGCTACTGTCTTCCCTGATGCCACCCACATTCTTGACTTCGGCCCTGGTGGTGTTTCCGGTCTCGGTGTTCTGACCAGCCGAAACAAGGAGGGTACTGGCGTTCGTGTCATCTTGGCTGGTACTGTCGATGGTGGCATGAACGACCTCGGCTACAAGGCTGAGCTCTTCGATAGAGATGAGGAAAATGCCGTCAAATATGCCATTGACTGGGTTAAGGAGTTTGGTCCCAAGCTTGTCACCAACAAGAGTGGCCGAACATACCTTGATACCAAGATGAGTCGTCTCCTTGGTCTCCCTCCCATCGTTGTTGCTGGTATGACTCCCGCTACCGTCCCCTGGGATTTCGTCGCCGCTACCATGAACGCTGGATACCACATCGAACTTGCTGGCGGTGGTTACTTCATTGGCCCCATGATGACCGATGCTATtaccaagatcgagaaggcCATCCCCGCTGGTCGTGGTATTTCCGTCAACCTGATCTATGTCAACCCCCGTGCTATGGCCTGGCAGATCCCCTTGATCGGCAAGCTTCGATCTGAGGGTGTCCCTATTGAGGGTCTTACcattggtgctggtgttCCCTCCATCGAGGTCGCCCAGGAGTACATCGAGACCCTTGGCCTCAAGCACATCAGCTTCAAGCCCGGTTCCGTCGATGCCATCCAGGCTGTTATCAATATCGCCAAGGCTAACCCCCATTTCCCTGTCATGCTTCAGTGGACTGGTGGCCGTGGTGGTGGTCATCACTCTTTCGAGGATTTCCACCAGCCTATCCTCCAGATGTACGGCCGTATCCGACGACAGGAGAACATTATTCTTGTTGCTGGTAGTGGTTTCGGTGGTGCTGATGACACCTACCCCTACATCACTGGTGACTGGGCCAAGAAATACGGTTATCCTCCCATGCCCTTCGATGGTTGCTTGTTCGGTAGCCGCATGATGGTTGCCAAGGAGGCTCACACCAGCAAGGCGGCCAAGGAGGCTATTGTCGCCGCACCTGGTCTTGAGGACAGCGAGTGGGAGCAGACCTACAAGGGACCGGCTGGTGGTGTTCTCACCGTTCGGTCTGAGATGGGTGAGCCTATCCACAAGCTTGCCACTCGTGGAGTTCGCTTCTGGGCCGAGATGGACCAGAAGATCTTCAGTCTCCCCAAGGAGAAACGAGTTGCTGagctcaacaagaacaaggactacatcatcaagaagctgaacgACGACTGCCAGAAGGTCTGGTTCGGTCGCAACAAGGAGGGCAAGGCCTGTGACCTTGACGACATGACCTACGCTGATGTTCTCCGTCGTCTTGTCGAGCTCCTCTACGTCAAGCACCAGTCTCGCTGGATTGACCGCTCCTACACTGTTCTCGTCGGTGACTACATTCACCGTCTTGAGGAGCGTTTGACCACCACCCCTGGCAaagcctctcttctccagagcTACTCCGAGCTCAACGAGCCTTTCGAGGTGATTGACCGTATTCTCGCTGCCTACCCTGATGCCGAGACCCAGATCATCAACGCCCAGGATGTTCAGCACTTCCTTATCATGTGCATGCGACCCACTCAGAAGCCTGTCACTTTCATCCCTGTCTTTGACGACAACTTCGAGTTCTACTTCAAGAAGGACTCCCTGTGGCAATCTGAGGATCTCGATGCCGTCGTTGGCCAGGATGTTGGCCGAACCTGCATCCTTCAGGGACCTGCCGCTGCCAAGTTCTCCACTGAGATTGATCAACCCATCAAGTCTATCCTTGACGGCATCCACGAGTCTCATGTTGAGTACCTTACCCGGGATCTttacaacaacaacaaggcTACCATCCCTTACATCGAGTACTTCGGTGGTAAGCTTGTTGACCCCGAGATGCCCCTTGATGTCGAGGGCTTGACTGTCAGCTATGACACCTACAAGAACACCTACCGCTTGTCATCGTCTGCCGCTGCCACTCTCCCTGAGCTCGACTCATGGCTGTCTTTGCTTGCTGGACCCAACCGCAACTGGCGCCATGCTCTGCTCATGGCCGATGTTGTTGCTCAAGGCCAGAAGTTCCAGACCAACCCTATCCGACGCATCTTTGCTCCTTCTCGTGGTCTGTTTGTTGAGATCTCTTACCCCAATGATCCTTCCAAGACTACCATTGTTGTTCGTGAGCAACCCCGTCACAACCAGTACATCGACGTCATTGAGGTTAAGCTTGTCGGCGAGAACAAGATCCAGGTCAACATGATCAAGGAGACCACTGCTCTCGGTAAGCCTGCTGCTCTGCCTCTGGAGTTCACCTACCACCCTGAGGCTGGATACTCTCCTATCCGTGAGGTCATGGAGGGCCGCAACGACCGCATCAAGGAGTTTTACTGGAAGGCGTGGTTCGGCGAGGAGCCTCTCGACCTCGACGCTGATGTTACTGCTAAGTTCGATGGTGGCAAGACTACCATCACTGGCGAGGCTATCAACGATTTCGTGCACGCTGTTGGCAACCACGGAGAGGCTTTTGTCGACCGACCTGGTAAGACTGTCTATGCTCCCATGGACTTTGCCATTGTTATCGGCTGGAAGGCCATTACCAAGCCTATCTTCCCTCGCACCATTGATGGTGACCTTCTGAAGCTTGTCCATCTCTCCAACCAGTTCCGCATGATCCCCGGCGCAGAGCCTCTCAAGAAGGGAGACGAGGTCTCCACCACTGCCCAGATCAACGCTGTCATCAACCAGGAGGCTGGCAAGATGGTTGAGGTCTGTGGTACTCTCGTCCGTGATGGCAAGCCTGTCATGGAGGTCACCTCCCAATTCTTGTACCGTGGTACTTACACCGACTACGAGAACACCTTTCAACGAAAGGTCGAGACTCCTATCCAGCTTCATCTGGCCACCACTCGGGATGTTGCTATCCTTCGATCCAAGCAGTGGTTCTCCGTCGACGAGCTTCCTCAGAACATCGACTTGCTTGGCCAGACCCTGACTTTCCGTCTCCAGAGCTTGGTTCGctacaagaacaaggctgTCTTCAGCAGCATTGAGACCCGAGGCCAGGTTCTGCTTGAGCTCCCCACCAAGGAGATCATCCAGGTCGGTAGCGTCGACTATGAGACCGGAGAGTCTCATGGTAACCCCGTTGTTGATTACCTTGAGCGCAACGGCCAGCCTATCGACCAGCCCATCAACTTCGAGAACTCCATCCCTC
This genomic stretch from Fusarium oxysporum f. sp. lycopersici 4287 chromosome 2, whole genome shotgun sequence harbors:
- a CDS encoding fatty acid synthase subunit beta, fungi type, which encodes MYGAGQGPQTGISTPRSSASLRPLTLSHGSLETSFLIPTNLHFHASQLKDKFVATLPEATDELAQDDEPSSVPDLVARYLGLIAHEVDEGEDDEQGSYEEVLKLVLNEFERNFLRGNEAHAIAASLPGIESKKLDFIRSYYTARAVCNRPIKPHASALFRAAEDGDAEIYTIFGGQGNIEEYFEELREIFKTYSSFVGDLITRSAELLQTLSKNPKAEKMFPKGLDIMNWLHHQDSTPDVDYLISAPVSFPLIGLVQLAHYEVTCKVLGVHPGMLRERITGSTGHSQGIVMAAATAAADSWDSWRDITSSVLTMLFWIGTRSQQAFPITSMTPTMLRESQEHGEGAPTPMLSIRDLPQAEVQKHIDATNHYLPEDRHISISLINSPRNLVVTGPPTSLYGLNAQLRKVKAPVGLDQNRIPYTERKVRFANRFLPITAPFHSNYLAEATAMIDEDLKDISIDSSDLGIAVFDTNTGKDLREEVKGNIVPALVRLITRDPVNWEKATVFPDATHILDFGPGGVSGLGVLTSRNKEGTGVRVILAGTVDGGMNDLGYKAELFDRDEENAVKYAIDWVKEFGPKLVTNKSGRTYLDTKMSRLLGLPPIVVAGMTPATVPWDFVAATMNAGYHIELAGGGYFIGPMMTDAITKIEKAIPAGRGISVNLIYVNPRAMAWQIPLIGKLRSEGVPIEGLTIGAGVPSIEVAQEYIETLGLKHISFKPGSVDAIQAVINIAKANPHFPVMLQWTGGRGGGHHSFEDFHQPILQMYGRIRRQENIILVAGSGFGGADDTYPYITGDWAKKYGYPPMPFDGCLFGSRMMVAKEAHTSKAAKEAIVAAPGLEDSEWEQTYKGPAGGVLTVRSEMGEPIHKLATRGVRFWAEMDQKIFSLPKEKRVAELNKNKDYIIKKLNDDCQKVWFGRNKEGKACDLDDMTYADVLRRLVELLYVKHQSRWIDRSYTVLVGDYIHRLEERLTTTPGKASLLQSYSELNEPFEVIDRILAAYPDAETQIINAQDVQHFLIMCMRPTQKPVTFIPVFDDNFEFYFKKDSLWQSEDLDAVVGQDVGRTCILQGPAAAKFSTEIDQPIKSILDGIHESHVEYLTRDLYNNNKATIPYIEYFGGKLVDPEMPLDVEGLTVSYDTYKNTYRLSSSAAATLPELDSWLSLLAGPNRNWRHALLMADVVAQGQKFQTNPIRRIFAPSRGLFVEISYPNDPSKTTIVVREQPRHNQYIDVIEVKLVGENKIQVNMIKETTALGKPAALPLEFTYHPEAGYSPIREVMEGRNDRIKEFYWKAWFGEEPLDLDADVTAKFDGGKTTITGEAINDFVHAVGNHGEAFVDRPGKTVYAPMDFAIVIGWKAITKPIFPRTIDGDLLKLVHLSNQFRMIPGAEPLKKGDEVSTTAQINAVINQEAGKMVEVCGTLVRDGKPVMEVTSQFLYRGTYTDYENTFQRKVETPIQLHLATTRDVAILRSKQWFSVDELPQNIDLLGQTLTFRLQSLVRYKNKAVFSSIETRGQVLLELPTKEIIQVGSVDYETGESHGNPVVDYLERNGQPIDQPINFENSIPLSGKSPLALRAPASNENYARVSGDYNPIHVSRVFSSYANLPGTITHGMYSSASVRSLIETWAAENNIGRVRSFHASLVGMVLPNDELEVKLQHTGMVSGRKIIKVEVRNKETEDKVLEGEAEVEQPVTAYVFTGQGSQEQGMGMELYASSPVAKEVWDRADKYLLDAYGFSITNIVKNNPKELTIHFGGPRGKAIRQNYIAMTFETVAADGSIKSEKIFKEIDETTTSYTYRSPTGLLSATQFTQPALTLMEKASFEDMKAKGLVPNNSTFAGHSLGEYSALAALAEVMPIESLVSVVFYRGLTMQVAVERDAAGRSNYSMCAVNPSRISKTFNEAALQFVVDNIAEETGWLLEIVNYNIANMQYVCAGDLRALDTLAGVTNFIKIQKIDIEEVKDNIEEVKGHLREIIRGCAEKTLAKPTPLELERGFATIPLRGIDVPFHSTFLRSGVKPFRSFLLKKINKTSIDPSKLVGKYIPNVTAKPFALTKEYFEDVYKLTNSPKIGAVLANWEKYNQDETATNGVEGSDSSSGEYEGSGRAA